One Acinetobacter colistiniresistens DNA segment encodes these proteins:
- a CDS encoding class II aldolase/adducin family protein, whose product MTTLIQTPLSPELNDFIESNREKAEFAFEVFRETRTITANGTVNFVERGPDNTLVTFNYAGPWSKDQKSKVLVETIDGEVLLGRKNAGGRYNKLFREHADVTTISHVHAPNLGAWAQTHRTLPIRYVPVQRFHLFKELPIYIDRRQAEVDFILDQLKVDIEHRAILEANGGATVWGRQGLQETAEFILLLEEGAQIQLLAELAGGSREYGQGVLQQQWRMSGLTDKAKSLGLLPLH is encoded by the coding sequence ATGACAACACTTATTCAAACCCCACTGTCTCCTGAACTTAATGATTTTATCGAATCGAACCGTGAAAAAGCTGAATTTGCTTTTGAAGTGTTCCGTGAAACAAGAACAATCACGGCAAATGGAACGGTTAATTTTGTTGAACGTGGACCTGATAATACCTTAGTCACTTTTAACTATGCAGGACCGTGGTCTAAAGATCAAAAAAGCAAAGTACTTGTGGAGACCATTGATGGTGAAGTTTTATTGGGAAGAAAAAATGCAGGCGGGCGCTATAACAAACTTTTTCGCGAGCATGCAGATGTCACCACAATATCTCATGTACACGCGCCGAATTTAGGGGCTTGGGCGCAAACCCATCGTACCTTACCGATTCGTTATGTGCCTGTTCAGCGCTTTCATTTATTTAAAGAACTACCAATTTATATTGATCGCCGTCAGGCAGAAGTCGATTTCATTTTAGATCAACTCAAAGTTGATATCGAACATCGAGCAATTTTAGAAGCCAACGGTGGTGCAACCGTATGGGGACGTCAGGGATTACAAGAAACAGCTGAATTTATCTTGTTACTTGAGGAAGGTGCACAGATTCAGCTACTGGCTGAATTAGCTGGGGGAAGCCGTGAATACGGACAGGGTGTTTTACAGCAGCAGTGGCGAATGAGTGGTTTAACCGATAAAGCGAAGTCGCTTGGATTACTTCCACTTCATTAG
- a CDS encoding ABC transporter substrate-binding protein has product MNKITRRELIKQTGLGVGAVAAISLIGCSKTDSSSSESANPSNTQNDIPKKGGVIKIGVINGNQAGNLDAHKPIGMSSAFRGWPLYAKLWEWGRDIQPKLALAEFAEPNNDGTKWTIRLKKGLEFHHGKTITADDVIFSLRRLTDPKLASPFAAYLYSLQRDGVKKVDEYTVEIPFAQGKGLVALPEAWMSWGGIVPTDYDPVKNVVGAGPFKLDSFTPGQRSRFVRFENYWKENKPYADAIEIIDFKDQTGRLAALQSGQIDIASGVSAEHISLIQANKRLNLVSSETDAWQSFDMNTSKAPFNDPRVRQAFRLIANRDDLVKRALAGQGRVANDLYSFSDPVYDHSIAQRKQDLNKAKALLKEAGFSNSLAVDLYTGPDSNAALVFAQHAAQAGVIVNVKQVEAATFADAVKQDWAFSTGSNVSRPFLLTVLQIDGPGAANNKTRFNNERFTELVHSALQQPDLEKRKVLIHEAQHIQHEQGGLLIWGFNHVLDAHSGQIGGVTPDRTGFAAWRTDEFWRRG; this is encoded by the coding sequence ATGAACAAAATTACACGTCGAGAACTCATTAAACAAACTGGATTGGGGGTTGGCGCTGTTGCTGCAATCAGTCTGATAGGATGCTCTAAAACTGATTCTTCATCTTCTGAAAGTGCTAATCCTAGCAATACTCAGAATGATATTCCGAAAAAAGGTGGTGTGATCAAAATTGGAGTAATCAACGGCAATCAAGCAGGTAATTTAGATGCGCACAAGCCTATTGGTATGTCTAGTGCATTTAGAGGTTGGCCTTTATATGCAAAATTATGGGAATGGGGTAGAGATATCCAGCCTAAACTCGCACTTGCTGAATTTGCAGAGCCGAATAATGATGGGACGAAATGGACCATTCGCTTAAAAAAAGGACTCGAATTTCATCATGGTAAGACGATTACTGCGGATGATGTTATTTTCTCCTTACGCCGTTTGACGGACCCTAAACTTGCTTCTCCATTTGCTGCCTATCTTTATTCATTACAACGAGATGGAGTTAAGAAGGTCGATGAATACACCGTTGAGATCCCTTTTGCTCAAGGAAAAGGCTTAGTTGCTTTACCTGAGGCATGGATGAGTTGGGGAGGGATTGTTCCTACAGATTATGACCCAGTTAAAAATGTGGTCGGGGCTGGGCCCTTTAAGCTTGACAGTTTTACGCCAGGTCAACGTTCACGCTTTGTTCGTTTTGAAAACTATTGGAAAGAAAATAAGCCTTATGCTGATGCAATCGAAATCATTGATTTTAAAGATCAGACAGGACGTCTTGCTGCTTTGCAATCTGGTCAAATTGACATTGCTTCAGGGGTAAGTGCCGAGCATATTTCTTTAATTCAAGCCAATAAACGATTGAATCTCGTCTCATCTGAAACAGATGCTTGGCAATCTTTTGATATGAATACCTCCAAAGCACCGTTTAATGATCCTCGAGTACGTCAAGCTTTTAGATTGATTGCCAATAGAGATGATTTGGTTAAACGGGCTTTAGCTGGTCAAGGACGCGTTGCCAATGATCTCTATTCATTTAGTGATCCTGTATATGACCACAGTATTGCGCAACGTAAGCAAGATTTAAATAAGGCGAAGGCGTTGCTGAAAGAAGCTGGTTTTAGCAATAGTTTGGCGGTTGATTTATATACAGGTCCAGATAGCAATGCTGCATTGGTTTTTGCTCAGCATGCAGCTCAGGCGGGTGTTATCGTTAATGTTAAACAGGTTGAAGCTGCCACCTTTGCTGATGCTGTAAAACAGGATTGGGCATTTAGTACAGGTTCAAACGTTTCACGACCTTTTTTATTAACCGTCTTGCAAATTGATGGGCCAGGTGCGGCAAATAATAAAACCCGATTTAACAATGAACGTTTTACTGAATTGGTTCATTCAGCATTACAACAGCCTGATTTGGAAAAACGCAAAGTTCTCATTCATGAAGCACAGCATATTCAACATGAGCAAGGTGGTTTGCTCATTTGGGGTTTTAACCATGTACTCGATGCACATTCTGGCCAAATTGGTGGCGTAACACCCGATCGCACAGGCTTTGCTGCGTGGCGTACAGATGAATTTTGGCGTAGGGGGTGA
- a CDS encoding ABC transporter permease, which translates to MSSLHWYQRNFFQTLIRERQVRFGFVVTALVLIFALVGPLLVPFEPTALVGMTYGPPEGKSFLGYDYIGHDVWSRVLAGGASIIWMTLAASLVALIIGSSLGIFAAFARNKIDQFVTWLTDVFMAFPDLILVLLIVSMLGREPWLIVLTVSIAFIPGVVRLARSVALNLVEQEYIEAARMLGYSKTYILFREILPNMLTPLLIHLGVMLTWAVGMLSGLAFLGYGVAPPAADWGLMINENRAGLLVQPWAVFAPVLLIALFALGTNVLAEGVGRAAARIEEK; encoded by the coding sequence ATGAGCTCACTTCATTGGTACCAAAGAAATTTTTTTCAAACCTTAATTCGTGAAAGACAAGTACGGTTTGGATTTGTTGTCACAGCTCTAGTTTTAATTTTTGCACTGGTTGGCCCGCTACTGGTTCCATTTGAACCCACTGCATTAGTCGGCATGACGTATGGCCCGCCTGAAGGAAAATCATTTTTAGGTTATGACTATATTGGTCATGATGTCTGGTCACGTGTCCTTGCTGGTGGGGCTTCTATTATCTGGATGACACTGGCTGCCAGTTTGGTTGCATTAATTATTGGTTCTAGTTTAGGCATATTCGCTGCTTTTGCCCGAAATAAGATTGATCAGTTCGTGACTTGGCTGACTGATGTTTTTATGGCCTTTCCGGATCTTATATTGGTCTTGCTTATCGTTTCAATGTTAGGTCGGGAACCTTGGCTCATTGTTTTAACGGTTTCAATTGCTTTTATTCCTGGGGTCGTGCGTCTTGCGCGAAGCGTTGCACTGAATCTGGTGGAACAAGAATATATCGAAGCAGCCAGAATGCTTGGGTACTCAAAAACCTATATTTTATTTCGTGAAATTTTACCCAACATGTTGACGCCTTTACTCATCCATTTGGGTGTGATGCTGACATGGGCTGTGGGTATGTTATCTGGTTTGGCTTTTCTTGGTTATGGTGTGGCACCTCCAGCAGCAGATTGGGGACTCATGATTAATGAAAATCGCGCTGGTTTATTGGTACAGCCATGGGCGGTATTTGCTCCTGTCCTCTTAATTGCTTTGTTTGCGCTCGGAACCAATGTATTGGCTGAGGGCGTTGGACGTGCAGCGGCTCGGATTGAGGAAAAATAA
- a CDS encoding ABC transporter permease, producing MTTQSSKIETAIPHQTMTRSFEIPAWLPWFFTRLLSGVLVVLVISLIVFIATQALPSDPARVILGPEAPEATVQILREQLGLNDPILLQYWHWLSQLLQGNFGRSIDSNVPVVQIVQNYFGNTVALTSLVIVITVPLSVVLGVWLSLRRDSKLDRIIVSSSILFKAVPGFVIAIWLMMFFSTSILHILPAASLLIPEQSAFSQIEFLVLPILTLALSLIPYLMRLVRGSMIDALESDYVTSARLRGIPERRIIWKHVLPNALVPVVQGTALTIRVLLSGALIIEVVFSYPGIGNALNAAIELRDIPTIQAIVLLLTICVVVVNLIADLITTLLTPKIRTAKRHKARSPGRRQALRLWKSGRPITVKPVDRRNALKNLQQGGGK from the coding sequence ATGACAACGCAATCCAGCAAAATAGAGACAGCCATTCCACATCAAACAATGACGAGATCATTTGAAATACCAGCATGGTTACCTTGGTTTTTCACACGGTTGTTGTCAGGTGTATTGGTTGTATTGGTGATTAGTCTTATTGTATTTATTGCCACACAAGCACTCCCATCTGATCCGGCTCGCGTCATTTTGGGCCCAGAAGCACCGGAAGCGACAGTTCAAATTCTTCGTGAACAATTGGGCCTGAATGATCCAATACTGCTTCAATACTGGCATTGGTTGAGTCAATTATTGCAAGGTAATTTTGGCCGTTCGATTGATTCCAATGTCCCTGTTGTGCAAATTGTTCAGAATTATTTTGGTAATACCGTTGCATTAACAAGCTTGGTGATTGTCATTACTGTACCACTTTCAGTCGTGTTGGGTGTGTGGCTGTCACTCCGTCGAGATAGCAAACTCGATCGTATTATTGTTTCTAGCTCTATTCTATTCAAGGCTGTTCCTGGATTTGTGATTGCAATTTGGCTCATGATGTTTTTCTCAACCTCAATCCTGCACATATTGCCAGCAGCATCTTTGTTGATTCCAGAGCAGTCAGCTTTTAGCCAAATCGAGTTTTTGGTTTTACCGATTTTAACTTTGGCCTTATCGCTTATTCCATATCTGATGCGGTTGGTGCGCGGTTCCATGATTGACGCACTTGAGTCCGACTATGTGACCTCTGCACGATTACGTGGTATTCCTGAGCGACGGATCATATGGAAACATGTTTTACCCAATGCACTGGTGCCAGTGGTGCAGGGAACAGCCCTCACCATACGAGTTCTGCTGAGCGGTGCACTCATCATTGAGGTGGTGTTTAGTTATCCCGGTATTGGTAATGCACTCAATGCCGCAATTGAATTAAGAGATATCCCAACCATTCAAGCGATTGTTTTATTGCTCACCATTTGTGTAGTGGTGGTCAATTTAATTGCAGATTTAATCACAACCTTACTCACCCCCAAGATACGAACAGCCAAAAGGCATAAAGCACGTTCGCCAGGTCGTCGTCAGGCGCTACGGTTATGGAAGTCGGGTCGGCCCATTACGGTAAAACCTGTTGACCGCCGCAATGCGTTAAAGAACCTTCAGCAAGGAGGTGGGAAATGA
- a CDS encoding ABC transporter substrate-binding protein: MSLVIDKKENSKEFVKSTLSEIWVTRCPVPTATGISLKRGTLIEKFEQHGIDVAVLQDARKGLSVHHFDHQLPALFREGGNVPALAARSEGAPSRLIGLTWIDEWQVIIVRPDSEISKPEHLKNVKVALPEYADKRAGSIFRAMSLQGIRGALQLANLTFRDVDFIEVPERAESNTQQRDASTYWSGLDALITGEVDAVYVKGASAVEAATKRGLKVGIDLDQFEDVSSRVNNGTPRPITVHEDLLKDHFEVVVDFLEELFDTADWAQDHLDEVLVILEDETIAGAESVATAYRNNFHKSLHPSLSEERLELLRQQKDFLWLHGFLERDIDLDTWVDHRPLLEVLKRRQNKQF; the protein is encoded by the coding sequence ATGTCACTTGTTATCGATAAAAAAGAAAATTCTAAAGAATTTGTAAAAAGCACTTTATCTGAAATCTGGGTCACTCGATGTCCAGTCCCAACGGCAACAGGCATCTCACTAAAACGTGGGACACTGATCGAAAAGTTTGAACAGCATGGTATTGATGTTGCTGTTTTACAAGATGCCCGTAAAGGTCTCTCTGTTCATCATTTTGACCATCAACTGCCAGCATTGTTTCGTGAAGGTGGAAATGTTCCAGCATTAGCTGCTCGTTCTGAAGGTGCGCCAAGTCGACTCATTGGTTTGACATGGATTGATGAATGGCAAGTGATCATTGTTCGCCCTGATTCTGAAATCAGCAAACCGGAGCATTTAAAAAATGTAAAAGTTGCTTTACCTGAATATGCAGACAAACGGGCAGGTAGCATTTTTAGAGCGATGTCTTTACAGGGTATTCGAGGTGCTTTGCAACTCGCAAATTTAACCTTCCGTGATGTGGATTTTATTGAAGTCCCTGAACGAGCAGAATCGAATACACAACAACGTGATGCAAGTACCTATTGGTCTGGATTAGATGCATTAATCACTGGTGAAGTTGATGCTGTTTATGTTAAAGGCGCATCTGCTGTCGAAGCTGCGACGAAACGCGGGTTAAAAGTTGGGATTGATCTGGATCAATTTGAAGATGTGAGCTCCCGTGTAAACAATGGTACGCCTCGTCCAATTACCGTACATGAAGATTTGTTAAAAGATCACTTTGAGGTCGTCGTTGATTTTCTGGAAGAGCTGTTTGATACCGCAGATTGGGCGCAAGATCATTTAGATGAAGTGCTGGTTATTCTTGAAGACGAAACGATTGCAGGTGCAGAGAGTGTCGCAACGGCCTACCGTAATAACTTTCATAAATCGTTACATCCATCATTAAGTGAAGAGCGCTTAGAGCTTCTAAGACAACAAAAAGATTTCCTTTGGTTACACGGTTTTCTCGAGCGCGATATCGATCTTGATACTTGGGTTGATCACCGTCCTTTGCTCGAAGTTTTAAAACGTCGCCAAAATAAACAATTTTAA
- a CDS encoding dipeptide ABC transporter ATP-binding protein: MAYLFKNTVLTVKDLTVALVNTGNHIVSDISFSLREGEVLGLVGESGSGKTTLSSALLGYARYGAKIIQGSIELENQDILSLDDHALRQVRGYKISHVAQDPGTALNPALSIGQHLFELLDVHQTQLSSAEKYQKVAKILNEVGLPQDELFLKRYPHQLSGGQQQRILLALAFLLQPRLIVLDEPTTALDVTTQTLVLNIIRKLCREYHVAAIYVSHDLTVVKDIADRVIVLYSGRIAEDAVLTQLFETPKHPYTQGLLNAIPDVAIRKYLSPIEGHAPSPNERPVGCAFAARCAFATDICRQKQPELTQLKDQFDSHFVACHHSDHVGVIHFKEIDHQVIERETDREALLKVEHIHAWYGQQQALFDISFQLKKGECLALVGESGSGKTTLSRVIAGLNENADGQIILADEVLSLRGQQRHLQQRHKLQYIFQNPYKALNPAHTIGQTLIKVVQHFFGASRQDAIAKVTQVLQQVSLPIQVQELYPRDLSGGERQRVAIARALLCQPDVLICDEITSALDVSVQASILKLLQDLQQQGVTLLFVTHNLGVVRAIADRVAVLKNGHIVEYGETDQVLSHPQHTYTKTLLTHAPSLFKNKVLEVCA; the protein is encoded by the coding sequence ATGGCATATCTATTTAAAAATACCGTATTAACGGTAAAAGACTTAACCGTGGCATTGGTCAACACCGGCAATCACATCGTTTCTGATATTTCATTTAGCCTACGAGAAGGAGAAGTTCTAGGGCTAGTTGGAGAAAGTGGCTCAGGTAAAACCACATTATCAAGTGCTTTATTGGGCTATGCACGCTATGGAGCCAAGATTATTCAAGGCTCAATCGAGCTAGAGAATCAAGATATTCTCAGTTTAGATGATCATGCTTTGCGTCAGGTTCGTGGTTATAAAATCAGTCATGTCGCCCAAGATCCTGGAACAGCACTCAACCCAGCATTAAGTATTGGACAACATTTATTTGAATTATTAGATGTCCATCAGACACAGTTATCGAGCGCTGAAAAATACCAAAAGGTTGCCAAAATTTTAAATGAAGTGGGATTGCCGCAGGATGAGCTATTTCTAAAGCGTTATCCTCATCAGCTTTCGGGTGGGCAACAACAACGAATTTTATTGGCCTTGGCATTCTTGCTACAGCCACGTTTGATCGTTCTGGATGAGCCAACCACCGCATTAGATGTGACGACCCAGACCTTGGTGTTGAACATCATTCGTAAATTATGTCGGGAATATCATGTTGCGGCTATTTACGTATCGCATGACTTAACGGTGGTCAAAGATATTGCAGATCGGGTGATTGTTCTGTATTCGGGTCGAATTGCAGAAGATGCGGTATTAACCCAACTATTTGAAACTCCTAAGCACCCTTATACGCAAGGTTTACTGAACGCCATTCCCGATGTGGCCATTCGTAAATATTTATCTCCAATTGAAGGACATGCTCCTTCGCCCAATGAGCGCCCAGTAGGATGTGCTTTTGCGGCACGTTGTGCTTTCGCTACAGATATATGTCGTCAAAAACAACCTGAATTAACTCAATTAAAAGATCAGTTTGATTCGCATTTTGTTGCTTGTCACCATTCGGATCATGTCGGTGTGATTCATTTTAAAGAGATTGATCATCAAGTGATTGAAAGAGAAACAGACAGGGAAGCTCTATTAAAAGTTGAACATATTCATGCATGGTATGGGCAGCAACAGGCACTTTTTGATATCTCATTTCAACTCAAAAAAGGCGAGTGTTTAGCATTGGTAGGTGAGTCGGGCTCGGGTAAGACCACGTTATCACGTGTCATTGCCGGGCTGAATGAAAATGCAGATGGACAAATTATATTAGCAGATGAAGTCTTGTCGTTGCGTGGGCAACAGCGTCATTTGCAGCAGCGGCATAAACTGCAATATATCTTTCAAAACCCTTATAAGGCTTTGAATCCAGCGCATACGATTGGTCAGACATTAATTAAAGTTGTACAGCATTTCTTTGGAGCATCTCGACAAGACGCCATAGCAAAAGTCACACAGGTACTTCAACAAGTCTCTCTGCCTATACAAGTTCAAGAACTCTATCCAAGAGATTTATCGGGTGGGGAGCGACAACGCGTGGCTATCGCACGCGCTTTGCTATGCCAACCTGATGTTTTGATTTGTGATGAGATTACATCTGCTTTGGATGTTTCAGTTCAGGCTTCCATCTTAAAACTGCTACAAGACCTCCAACAGCAAGGGGTGACCTTACTATTTGTGACCCATAACCTAGGGGTTGTTCGTGCAATCGCAGATCGAGTCGCCGTATTAAAAAATGGACATATTGTTGAATATGGCGAAACAGATCAAGTGCTGAGTCACCCTCAACATACATATACCAAAACTTTGCTTACTCATGCGCCAAGCTTGTTTAAAAACAAGGTACTTGAAGTTTGCGCATAA
- a CDS encoding IS3 family transposase (programmed frameshift), producing the protein MKKPNYTPEIRERAVQLLIESEKDYPSNWAAVSAIAPKIGCTPETLRVWYQKYLDQQNPAKVQQVSDQEKMKQMEREIKELKRANEILRKAAGFFRPGGARPPTQIMVDFIHNNKALYGVEAICRILPIAASTYYRALDFVDNPEHRAKRALHDLHHAEQIKRIWKESSGRYGVRKVWQKLKREGYVIARCTVARLMQKLGIQGVWRGKNKQTTRSRDDQKRADDLVKRNFSADRPDQLWVSDFTYIQTHSGWVYTAFIIDVFSRAIVGWKVSTRMNTDMVLDALEQALHDRGMPKNVIHHSDRGVQYLSIRYTNRLDAANLRASVGTTGDSYDNALAETVNGLYKTEVIEYLKADWQGLADVQLATLNWVDWFNKKRVHSALGYVSPFEFEAMYYDKINPLGQVA; encoded by the exons TTCCGCAATTGCTCCTAAAATTGGCTGTACTCCTGAAACACTTCGTGTTTGGTATCAAAAATACTTAGATCAACAAAATCCCGCCAAAGTACAACAGGTATCTGACCAAGAAAAAATGAAGCAAATGGAACGTGAAATTAAAGAATTAAAACGTGCCAATGAAATTCTACGTAAAGCAGCCG GCTTTTTTCGCCCAGGCGGAGCTCGACCGCCCACACAAATAATGGTGGATTTTATCCATAACAATAAGGCGTTATATGGTGTTGAAGCGATTTGTAGAATTTTACCGATTGCAGCTTCGACCTATTATCGGGCTTTAGATTTCGTTGATAACCCAGAACATCGAGCGAAACGTGCTCTGCATGATTTACATCATGCAGAGCAAATCAAACGTATTTGGAAAGAAAGTTCAGGTCGATATGGTGTACGTAAAGTTTGGCAAAAATTGAAACGTGAGGGTTATGTTATTGCACGTTGTACAGTTGCTCGATTGATGCAAAAGCTAGGTATACAAGGTGTTTGGCGTGGTAAGAATAAACAAACCACCCGTAGCCGAGATGATCAAAAACGAGCAGATGATTTAGTGAAACGGAATTTTAGTGCTGATCGACCTGACCAATTATGGGTCAGTGACTTTACGTATATTCAAACACATTCAGGCTGGGTCTATACCGCCTTTATTATTGATGTGTTCTCACGAGCAATTGTTGGATGGAAAGTATCTACACGGATGAATACAGATATGGTGCTCGATGCATTGGAGCAAGCATTGCACGATCGAGGCATGCCAAAGAATGTGATTCATCATTCCGATAGAGGTGTTCAATATCTTTCTATTCGCTATACCAATCGTTTAGATGCTGCAAATTTACGAGCATCAGTCGGTACGACAGGTGATTCATACGATAATGCTCTGGCTGAAACGGTGAATGGCTTATACAAAACAGAGGTGATTGAATATTTAAAAGCAGATTGGCAAGGTTTAGCAGATGTACAACTTGCGACACTAAACTGGGTAGATTGGTTCAATAAAAAGCGTGTACACAGTGCACTGGGTTATGTATCGCCTTTTGAGTTTGAAGCAATGTACTATGATAAGATTAACCCGTTAGGTCAGGTGGCCTAA
- a CDS encoding LLM class flavin-dependent oxidoreductase yields the protein MAVKLLWYLTAPDGPYPWLESGRWDTDYEHLQQIAITADRLGFYGSLMGTSEYETLAVAASLIPFTERLKFLVAQHPGEVQPAVLAKYAQTFDAFSKGRLLFNVVNGSDQGLAALGIHYTHDKRYDFSKEYWTAFQQNYLGDRSGFEGEFIQIAPRLEGGSPMSKWRGPTQKQGVPLWGAGTSAKGVQHSVELLDVYLSFANTPPLLGEKFGKVAAEAAKIGRSLEFGTRLQIIVRETEEEAWQYAQSLLDKIDVNYAIEAVKRQLPPHETFESYQSPNPIVQRNLTLLRHGVLPRAKDFEIYPNVWTGPSLFGFDILNPAAGTALVGSAENIAERIKEYESYGVSAFILSGFPLIGEAYRVADLLFPLLALDHGFELPKLNKNSSIDSLLNQEVVV from the coding sequence ATGGCTGTAAAACTTTTATGGTATCTCACTGCTCCCGATGGGCCATATCCTTGGTTGGAATCTGGGCGGTGGGATACCGATTATGAACACTTGCAACAGATTGCGATTACTGCGGATCGACTTGGTTTTTACGGTTCACTTATGGGTACCAGCGAGTATGAAACACTTGCTGTTGCTGCAAGTTTAATTCCATTTACTGAACGGTTAAAGTTTCTGGTTGCCCAACATCCTGGAGAAGTCCAGCCAGCAGTATTGGCAAAATATGCGCAAACGTTTGATGCATTTTCTAAAGGACGTTTGTTATTTAATGTCGTCAATGGAAGTGATCAGGGTTTAGCCGCTTTAGGTATTCACTATACGCATGATAAGCGTTATGACTTTAGCAAAGAATACTGGACAGCATTTCAGCAAAACTATTTAGGTGATCGGTCTGGATTTGAGGGCGAATTTATTCAAATTGCCCCACGTCTAGAAGGTGGATCGCCTATGTCCAAATGGCGTGGTCCAACTCAAAAGCAGGGTGTTCCATTGTGGGGAGCTGGAACTTCTGCCAAAGGTGTTCAGCATTCTGTCGAGTTACTCGACGTGTACTTAAGTTTTGCAAATACCCCACCGTTGCTCGGAGAAAAGTTTGGCAAAGTTGCGGCTGAGGCTGCAAAAATTGGGCGCAGTTTAGAGTTTGGTACTCGATTACAAATTATTGTTCGAGAAACAGAAGAAGAGGCTTGGCAGTATGCTCAGTCATTACTCGACAAAATTGATGTCAATTATGCAATCGAAGCGGTTAAACGACAGCTTCCTCCTCATGAAACTTTTGAGAGTTATCAAAGTCCAAATCCGATCGTTCAAAGAAATCTGACATTGCTCCGCCATGGAGTATTACCTCGTGCTAAAGATTTTGAAATTTATCCTAATGTTTGGACTGGGCCATCTTTATTTGGTTTTGATATTTTAAACCCGGCAGCAGGTACTGCCTTGGTCGGCAGTGCTGAAAATATTGCTGAACGGATTAAAGAATACGAGAGCTATGGTGTATCTGCCTTTATCTTATCTGGTTTCCCTTTAATTGGAGAAGCTTATCGTGTAGCTGATTTATTGTTCCCGTTATTAGCGCTCGATCATGGTTTTGAGTTACCTAAGCTCAATAAAAATTCATCCATTGATTCTCTCTTGAATCAAGAAGTCGTCGTTTAA
- a CDS encoding IS3 family transposase (programmed frameshift), producing the protein MKKPNYTPEIRERAVQLLIESEKDYPSNWAAVSAIAPKIGCTPETLRVWYQKYLDQQNPAKVQQVSDQEKMKQMEREIKELKRANEILRKAAGFFRPGGARPPTQIMVDFIHNNKALYGVEAICRILPIAASTYYRALDFVDNPEHRAKRALHDLHHAEQIKRIWKESSGRYGVRKVWQKLKREGYVIARCTVARLMQKLGIQGVWRGKNKQTTRSRDDQKRADDLVKRNFSADRPDQLWVSDFTYIQTHSGWVYTAFIIDVFSRAIVGWKVSTRMNTDMVLDALEQALHDRGMPKNVIHHSDRGVQYLSIRYTNRLDAANLRASVGTTGDSYDNALAETVNGLYKTEVIEYLKADWQGLADVQLATLNWVDWFNKKRVHSALGYVSPFEFEAMYYDKINPLGQVA; encoded by the exons ATGAAAAAACCAAACTATACCCCCGAAATTAGAGAAAGAGCGGTTCAATTACTAATTGAATCTGAAAAAGATTATCCATCGAATTGGGCAGCAGTTTCCGCAATTGCTCCTAAAATTGGCTGTACTCCTGAAACACTTCGTGTTTGGTATCAAAAATACTTAGATCAACAAAATCCCGCCAAAGTACAACAGGTATCTGACCAAGAAAAAATGAAGCAAATGGAACGTGAAATTAAAGAATTAAAACGTGCCAATGAAATTCTACGTAAAGCAGCCG GCTTTTTTCGCCCAGGCGGAGCTCGACCGCCCACACAAATAATGGTGGATTTTATCCATAACAATAAGGCGTTATATGGTGTTGAAGCGATTTGTAGAATTTTACCGATTGCAGCTTCGACCTATTATCGGGCTTTAGATTTCGTTGATAACCCAGAACATCGAGCGAAACGTGCTCTGCATGATTTACATCATGCAGAGCAAATCAAACGTATTTGGAAAGAAAGTTCAGGTCGATATGGTGTACGTAAAGTTTGGCAAAAATTGAAACGTGAGGGTTATGTTATTGCACGTTGTACAGTTGCTCGATTGATGCAAAAGCTAGGTATACAAGGTGTTTGGCGTGGTAAGAATAAACAAACCACCCGTAGCCGAGATGATCAAAAACGAGCAGATGATTTAGTGAAACGGAATTTTAGTGCTGATCGACCTGACCAATTATGGGTCAGTGACTTTACGTATATTCAAACACATTCAGGCTGGGTCTATACCGCCTTTATTATTGATGTGTTCTCACGAGCAATTGTTGGATGGAAAGTATCTACACGGATGAATACAGATATGGTGCTCGATGCATTGGAGCAAGCATTGCACGATCGAGGCATGCCAAAGAATGTGATTCATCATTCCGATAGAGGTGTTCAATATCTTTCTATTCGCTATACCAATCGTTTAGATGCTGCAAATTTACGAGCATCAGTCGGTACGACAGGTGATTCATACGATAATGCTCTGGCTGAAACGGTGAATGGCTTATACAAAACAGAGGTGATTGAATATTTAAAAGCAGATTGGCAAGGTTTAGCAGATGTACAACTTGCGACACTAAACTGGGTAGATTGGTTCAATAAAAAGCGTGTACACAGTGCACTGGGTTATGTATCGCCTTTTGAGTTTGAAGCAATGTACTATGATAAGATTAACCCGTTAGGTCAGGTGGCCTAA